The nucleotide window CCGACCCGGTCTATAGCGGAGGCGTCAAGATCCGCGAGATGCACCGCATCACCGAGACCGCCTACAAGGTGAACCAGCCGAGCCCCTATGCCCGCCGCTACTGCGAGGCGCGGGCGCAGATGAGCGACGGCCGCGAGCGGCGCGTCTATTACGCGATCATGGAGCATAGCGGCTTCGTCGGCGTCTCCTGGAACCTCCAGGCCTGCGTCGCCGGCGTCGACCCCTGGCGGGTCTATGACGCGAACTGCCGGACGGTTCGCCCCTACTGAGCAGCCCTCAACACGGCAGGACCGGCATGATGCGGCAGACCGCCCGTTCGCTGCTCCGGCAGTGCATGGCCTGCGTGAGGACGGCAGTGCTTGCGATAGCGGCGTTTGCCCTCCCCGGCGCCGCGCCTGGCAGGGCGGGCGAGGCGGGCCGCTTCGACTACTACGTGCTGTCGCTGTCCTGGTCCCCGTCCTATTGCGCCCGCGCCGGACGCTCTGCCGATCCGATGCAGTGCCGCGCCGTGCGTCCCTTCCGCTTCGTCCTGCACGGGCTGTGGCCGCAATACGAGCGCGGCTATCCGGAGTTCTGCGGGACCGCCCAGGGCCGCGACCTCTCCCGCCGCACCGTCGACGGCATGCTCGACATCATGCCGAGCCGGGGGCTCGTCCGGCATCAGTGGCGCAAGCATGGCAGCTGCAGCGGGCTGAGCCCGGAGGCCTATTTCGATCTCTCCCGCAAGGCGCTGCAGAAGCTGCGGATCCCGGCTGCCTTCGATAGCCTGGAGGCCGGCGGCCGTGTTGCGCCGGACGCGGTGGAGACCGCCTTCCGCCTCGCCAATCCGGGCCTGCGCGACAATGCCATCGCCGTCACCTGCGAGGCCGGACGGCTGAGCGAGGTGCGTGTATGCTTCACGCGAGACCTCCAGTTCCGCTCCTGCCGCTGGGTCGACCGGCGCGGCTGCACGCAAAGGCAGATCAATGTCCCCGCACCCGGCCGCTGAACGACGCAAGCCGCCCGCCCGCCTTTCCGCCCTGGCAACGGCCGCCGCCGTCTGTATGCTGGCAGTGCTTTCCTCCGCTCCCGCCGGCGCCGAGC belongs to Stappia indica and includes:
- a CDS encoding cytoplasmic protein, producing the protein MTDFARPLLRSLSGAVLAVALALPAAAGERPYFSWNGEPRVPDCEAMSVQGAVMGHIAGADPVYSGGVKIREMHRITETAYKVNQPSPYARRYCEARAQMSDGRERRVYYAIMEHSGFVGVSWNLQACVAGVDPWRVYDANCRTVRPY
- a CDS encoding ribonuclease T2 — encoded protein: MLAIAAFALPGAAPGRAGEAGRFDYYVLSLSWSPSYCARAGRSADPMQCRAVRPFRFVLHGLWPQYERGYPEFCGTAQGRDLSRRTVDGMLDIMPSRGLVRHQWRKHGSCSGLSPEAYFDLSRKALQKLRIPAAFDSLEAGGRVAPDAVETAFRLANPGLRDNAIAVTCEAGRLSEVRVCFTRDLQFRSCRWVDRRGCTQRQINVPAPGR